From a region of the Arvicanthis niloticus isolate mArvNil1 chromosome 6, mArvNil1.pat.X, whole genome shotgun sequence genome:
- the Wfikkn2 gene encoding WAP, Kazal, immunoglobulin, Kunitz and NTR domain-containing protein 2 isoform X1 gives MWAPGDHRFWFHWGLLLLLLLGAPLRGLALPPIRYSHAGICPNDMNPNLWVDAQSTCKRECETDQECETYEKCCPNVCGTKSCVAARYMDVKGKKGPVGMPKEATCDHFMCLQQGSECDIWDGQPVCKCRDRCEKEPSFTCASDGLTYYNRCYMDAEACSKGITLSVVTCRYHFTWPNTSPPPPETTVHPTTASPETLGLDMAAPALLNHPVHQSVTVGETVSFLCDVVGRPRPELTWEKQLEDRENVVMRPNHVRGNVVVTNIAQLVIYNAQPQDAGIYTCTARNVAGVLRADFPLSVVRGGQARATSESSLNGTAFPATECLKPPDSEDCGEEQTRWHFDAQANNCLTFTFGHCHRNLNHFETYEACMLACMSGPLATCSLPALQGPCKAYVPRWAYNSQTGLCQSFVYGGCEGNGNNFESREACEESCPFPRGNQHCRACKPRQKLVTSFCRSDFVILGRVSELTEEPDSGRALVTVDEVLKDEKMGLKFLGREPLEVTLLHVDWACPCPNVSVGETPLIIMGEVEGGMAMLRPDSFVGASSTRRVRKLREVMYKKTCDVLKDFLGLQ, from the exons ATGTGGGCCCCAGGGGATCATCGGTTCTGGTTCCATTGggggctgctgttgctgctgctcctCGGGGCTCCCCTTCGAGGCCTAGCGCTGCCACCCATCCGATACTCCCATGCGGGCATCTGCCCCAACGACATGAACCCCAACCTCTGGGTGGATGCCCAGAGCACCTGCAAGCGAGAGTGTGAAACAGACCAG GAATGTGAGACTTATGAGAAGTGCTGCCCCAATGTGTGTGGGACCAAGAGTTGTGTGGCAGCCCGCTACATGGATGTGAAAGGGAAGAAGGGCCCTGTGGGCATGCCCAAGGAGGCCACATGTGACCATTTCATGTGTCTGCAGCAGGGCTCTGAGTGTGACATCTGGGACGGCCAGCCCGTGTGTAAGTGTAGAGATCGATGTGAGAAGGAGCCCAGTTTCACCTGTGCCTCTGATGGCCTCACCTACTACAACCGCTGCTATATGGATGCGGAGGCCTGCTCCAAGGGCATCACACTGTCTGTGGTCACCTGCCGTTATCACTTCACCTGGCCAAATACCAGCCCCCCGCCGCCTGAGACCACGGTACATCCCACCACAGCCTCTCCGGAGACTCTCGGGCTGGACATGGCAGCCCCGGCCCTGCTCAACCACCCTGTCCATCAGTCAGTCACCGTGGGTGAGACGGTCAGTTTCCTCTGTGACGTGGTAGGCCGGCCTCGGCCAGAGCTCACTTGGGAGAAACAGCTGGAGGACCGAGAGAATGTGGTCATGAGGCCCAACCACGTGCGTGGTAATGTGGTGGTCACCAACATTGCCCAGCTGGTCATCTATAACGCCCAGCCCCAAGATGCTGGTATATACACCTGTACAGCTCGGAATGTTGCTGGGGTCCTGAGGGCTGACTTCCCGTTGTCAGTGGTCAGGGGTGGTCAGGCCAGGGCCACCTCAGAGAGCAGTCTCAACGGCACGGCCTTCCCAGCAACTGAGTGCCTGAAGCCCCCAGACAGTGAGGACTGTGGAGAAGAGCAGACGCGCTGGCACTTCGACGCCCAGGCTAACAATTGCCTCACCTTCACCTTTGGCCACTGCCACCGTAATCTCAACCACTTTGAGACCTATGAGGCCTGCATGCTGGCTTGTATGAGTGGGCCATTGGCCACCTGCAGCCTGCCTGCCCTGCAGGGTCCCTGCAAAGCCTATGTGCCACGCTGGGCCTACAACAGCCAGACAGGCCTATGCCAGTCCTTCGTCTATGGCGGCTGTGAGGGCAACGGTAACAATTTTGAAAGTCGTGAGGCCTGTGAGGAGTCGTGTCCCTTCCCAAGGGGCAACCAGCATTGCCGGGCCTGCAAGCCACGGCAAAAGCTTGTTACCAGCTTCTGTCGGAGTGACTTTGTCATCCTGGGCAGGGTCTCTGAGCTCACTGAGGAGCCTGACTCGGGTCGTGCCCTGGTGACAGTGGATGAGGTCCTGAAAGACGAGAAGATGGGCCTCAAGTTTCTGGGCCGAGAGCCGCTGGAAGTCACCCTGCTTCATGTAGACTGGGCCTGTCCTTGCCCCAACGTGTCAGTGGGCGAGACACCGCTCATCATCATGGGGGAGGTAGAGGGTGGTATGGCCATGCTGAGACCTGACAGCTTTGTGGGAGCGTCAAGCACACGGCGGGTCAGGAAGCTTCGTGAGGTCATGTACAAGAAAACCTGTGACGTCCTGAAGGACTTCCTGGGCTTGCAATGA
- the Wfikkn2 gene encoding WAP, Kazal, immunoglobulin, Kunitz and NTR domain-containing protein 2 isoform X2 — protein MDVKGKKGPVGMPKEATCDHFMCLQQGSECDIWDGQPVCKCRDRCEKEPSFTCASDGLTYYNRCYMDAEACSKGITLSVVTCRYHFTWPNTSPPPPETTVHPTTASPETLGLDMAAPALLNHPVHQSVTVGETVSFLCDVVGRPRPELTWEKQLEDRENVVMRPNHVRGNVVVTNIAQLVIYNAQPQDAGIYTCTARNVAGVLRADFPLSVVRGGQARATSESSLNGTAFPATECLKPPDSEDCGEEQTRWHFDAQANNCLTFTFGHCHRNLNHFETYEACMLACMSGPLATCSLPALQGPCKAYVPRWAYNSQTGLCQSFVYGGCEGNGNNFESREACEESCPFPRGNQHCRACKPRQKLVTSFCRSDFVILGRVSELTEEPDSGRALVTVDEVLKDEKMGLKFLGREPLEVTLLHVDWACPCPNVSVGETPLIIMGEVEGGMAMLRPDSFVGASSTRRVRKLREVMYKKTCDVLKDFLGLQ, from the coding sequence ATGGATGTGAAAGGGAAGAAGGGCCCTGTGGGCATGCCCAAGGAGGCCACATGTGACCATTTCATGTGTCTGCAGCAGGGCTCTGAGTGTGACATCTGGGACGGCCAGCCCGTGTGTAAGTGTAGAGATCGATGTGAGAAGGAGCCCAGTTTCACCTGTGCCTCTGATGGCCTCACCTACTACAACCGCTGCTATATGGATGCGGAGGCCTGCTCCAAGGGCATCACACTGTCTGTGGTCACCTGCCGTTATCACTTCACCTGGCCAAATACCAGCCCCCCGCCGCCTGAGACCACGGTACATCCCACCACAGCCTCTCCGGAGACTCTCGGGCTGGACATGGCAGCCCCGGCCCTGCTCAACCACCCTGTCCATCAGTCAGTCACCGTGGGTGAGACGGTCAGTTTCCTCTGTGACGTGGTAGGCCGGCCTCGGCCAGAGCTCACTTGGGAGAAACAGCTGGAGGACCGAGAGAATGTGGTCATGAGGCCCAACCACGTGCGTGGTAATGTGGTGGTCACCAACATTGCCCAGCTGGTCATCTATAACGCCCAGCCCCAAGATGCTGGTATATACACCTGTACAGCTCGGAATGTTGCTGGGGTCCTGAGGGCTGACTTCCCGTTGTCAGTGGTCAGGGGTGGTCAGGCCAGGGCCACCTCAGAGAGCAGTCTCAACGGCACGGCCTTCCCAGCAACTGAGTGCCTGAAGCCCCCAGACAGTGAGGACTGTGGAGAAGAGCAGACGCGCTGGCACTTCGACGCCCAGGCTAACAATTGCCTCACCTTCACCTTTGGCCACTGCCACCGTAATCTCAACCACTTTGAGACCTATGAGGCCTGCATGCTGGCTTGTATGAGTGGGCCATTGGCCACCTGCAGCCTGCCTGCCCTGCAGGGTCCCTGCAAAGCCTATGTGCCACGCTGGGCCTACAACAGCCAGACAGGCCTATGCCAGTCCTTCGTCTATGGCGGCTGTGAGGGCAACGGTAACAATTTTGAAAGTCGTGAGGCCTGTGAGGAGTCGTGTCCCTTCCCAAGGGGCAACCAGCATTGCCGGGCCTGCAAGCCACGGCAAAAGCTTGTTACCAGCTTCTGTCGGAGTGACTTTGTCATCCTGGGCAGGGTCTCTGAGCTCACTGAGGAGCCTGACTCGGGTCGTGCCCTGGTGACAGTGGATGAGGTCCTGAAAGACGAGAAGATGGGCCTCAAGTTTCTGGGCCGAGAGCCGCTGGAAGTCACCCTGCTTCATGTAGACTGGGCCTGTCCTTGCCCCAACGTGTCAGTGGGCGAGACACCGCTCATCATCATGGGGGAGGTAGAGGGTGGTATGGCCATGCTGAGACCTGACAGCTTTGTGGGAGCGTCAAGCACACGGCGGGTCAGGAAGCTTCGTGAGGTCATGTACAAGAAAACCTGTGACGTCCTGAAGGACTTCCTGGGCTTGCAATGA